The proteins below come from a single Thermocrinis sp. genomic window:
- a CDS encoding S1 RNA-binding domain-containing protein, protein MNELEKFENLLETKLGINKTLKKGEVVRGRIVKIDERTVYIDIGYKVEAIMPREELPEEVKENDEIKGILVKFSKGVPVLSFQRYLSERLYGFLKSAYEKGKFVEGRVEEVLENEYKVNVSGLKATLPKSEARQGLRKNSRVVAKIKELSVSSSGVNIVLTEKDFIEQIRKRRKERLLAKLKVGDVIDGKVIKIDPEKGITLLVKNTLRAFLPKEELSWGRDKNPYNYTEVGERLKVKVKRIPKDGEFIFVSLRELKGNPWDKAKELISKGQILTGKVTDITDKGVLVEVLEGVEGFVPKDEVSYDNKMPKKWDTVNVKVLEFEPKHRKLILSIKRTLPKPWEEYIQKHPVGSKVKGKVEKFESASAIVDLEGVKGIIHRSDLSWVKPGRVEEVLKIGEEREFAVLGLEGKYVKLGIKQLQDNPWDIFVKKYKVGDRVKLKVTSIHPFGAFLEFPEGLEGLLPLSEIDNIKDIKVGDELEVRIIDITPNSKITLSTKEEKKTEEIINEGSESGFTLGELLKKKMKL, encoded by the coding sequence ATGAATGAATTAGAGAAGTTCGAAAACCTTTTGGAAACAAAGCTTGGTATAAACAAAACCTTGAAAAAGGGAGAAGTGGTAAGAGGGAGAATAGTGAAAATAGATGAGAGAACAGTGTACATTGATATTGGTTATAAAGTGGAAGCCATAATGCCCAGAGAGGAGCTTCCTGAAGAGGTAAAGGAGAATGACGAAATAAAGGGCATACTTGTAAAATTCTCAAAGGGTGTACCGGTATTATCTTTCCAAAGGTACTTAAGCGAAAGGTTGTATGGATTTCTTAAGTCGGCTTATGAGAAGGGTAAATTCGTAGAAGGCAGGGTAGAAGAAGTGCTGGAGAACGAATACAAAGTGAATGTTAGCGGGCTTAAAGCAACTTTACCTAAATCGGAAGCCAGACAGGGCCTGAGGAAGAATTCAAGGGTAGTAGCAAAAATTAAGGAACTTTCAGTATCAAGCAGTGGTGTTAATATTGTTTTGACTGAGAAAGATTTCATAGAACAGATTAGAAAAAGGAGGAAGGAGCGATTACTCGCTAAATTAAAAGTTGGGGATGTAATAGATGGAAAGGTTATAAAAATAGATCCAGAAAAAGGTATAACACTTTTAGTAAAGAACACACTAAGAGCATTCTTGCCAAAGGAAGAACTATCTTGGGGCAGGGACAAAAACCCTTATAACTATACTGAAGTAGGAGAAAGACTAAAGGTAAAAGTAAAGAGAATTCCAAAAGACGGAGAATTTATCTTTGTAAGCCTTAGGGAATTGAAAGGTAATCCATGGGACAAGGCTAAGGAACTCATAAGCAAGGGGCAGATCCTTACTGGCAAAGTAACAGATATAACAGACAAAGGAGTATTAGTGGAGGTTTTAGAAGGAGTAGAGGGCTTTGTTCCAAAGGATGAGGTGTCGTACGATAACAAAATGCCGAAGAAGTGGGACACGGTCAATGTTAAGGTTTTGGAGTTTGAGCCGAAACACAGAAAGCTTATTCTCAGCATAAAAAGAACCCTCCCAAAACCTTGGGAGGAATATATACAAAAACATCCGGTGGGAAGTAAGGTAAAAGGCAAAGTTGAGAAGTTTGAGAGTGCATCTGCAATAGTGGATTTGGAAGGAGTGAAGGGTATAATTCACAGAAGTGATCTTTCTTGGGTGAAGCCAGGCAGGGTGGAAGAAGTGCTCAAAATCGGTGAAGAGAGGGAGTTTGCGGTTTTAGGGCTTGAAGGTAAATACGTAAAACTCGGAATAAAACAGCTACAGGATAACCCTTGGGATATTTTTGTTAAAAAGTATAAGGTTGGGGATAGGGTTAAATTGAAGGTAACTTCCATACATCCCTTTGGAGCCTTCTTGGAGTTTCCAGAAGGATTGGAGGGATTGCTCCCTCTGTCGGAGATTGATAATATAAAAGATATAAAGGTTGGGGACGAGCTAGAAGTGCGTATAATTGACATAACCCCCAATTCAAAGATAACCTTAAGTACAAAGGAGGAAAAGAAAACGGAAGAAATTATCAACGAGGGCTCTGAAAGCGGGTTTACCTTAGGGGAGCTTTTAAAGAAAAAGATGAAGTTATGA